One Sulfolobus sp. S-194 DNA segment encodes these proteins:
- a CDS encoding molybdopterin cofactor-binding domain-containing protein, translating into MYDIKIKTNVKVVASNNPPQGAFRGFGRPEALFVIERIIDEVSRRIKIDPISIRERNLGKITNDIGDVKKVLERLREKYNEYKNKYKVGIGVSLYVHYASPTSKVLISEEKSFVGGYECVSLRLTSNGIVEVKTTIVDMGQGISDVLREIVKRELDYERIVVYSGSQDVNGFGSWASRSVITAGNATLLAARELKEKIDKLGGIKRVLEKLNNSP; encoded by the coding sequence GTGTATGATATAAAAATAAAAACTAACGTAAAAGTCGTTGCCTCTAATAATCCGCCACAAGGAGCTTTCAGAGGTTTTGGTAGACCAGAAGCGTTATTTGTTATAGAACGAATTATAGATGAAGTTAGCAGAAGGATAAAAATTGACCCTATTAGTATTAGAGAGAGGAATTTAGGGAAAATCACTAATGATATAGGAGATGTAAAAAAGGTTTTAGAGAGATTAAGGGAGAAATATAATGAATATAAAAATAAATATAAGGTTGGTATAGGAGTTTCACTTTACGTTCATTACGCCTCGCCTACATCTAAAGTTTTAATAAGCGAGGAAAAATCATTTGTTGGTGGATATGAGTGTGTCTCATTAAGGTTAACTAGTAATGGCATAGTTGAGGTTAAAACTACTATAGTTGATATGGGTCAAGGAATAAGCGATGTTTTAAGAGAAATAGTGAAGAGAGAATTAGATTATGAAAGAATAGTTGTTTATAGTGGTTCACAAGATGTTAATGGTTTTGGTAGTTGGGCCAGTAGGAGTGTAATTACTGCTGGAAACGCTACTCTTTTAGCTGCTAGGGAGTTAAAAGAGAAGATCGATAAACTTGGTGGGATAAAAAGGGTTTTAGAAAAATTAAATAATTCACCCTGA
- a CDS encoding universal stress protein — protein sequence MVAYDFSNHSDKAVKYILTKFNDRITEINLCHVIDYNKIVNLPKEELYRYKAEISKKIENYIDDLISNKLNKMWKINYCVDISDDIALSIVDFAKNNSYDLIVVGRRGLSKAEYIFIGSISRKIVERSSIPVLVIP from the coding sequence TTGGTAGCTTATGATTTCTCGAATCATTCAGATAAGGCAGTTAAATATATCTTAACTAAATTTAATGATAGAATAACCGAAATAAACTTATGTCATGTAATAGATTATAACAAAATAGTTAATTTACCTAAAGAGGAATTATATCGATACAAAGCAGAAATATCTAAAAAAATAGAAAATTATATCGATGATTTAATTTCAAATAAACTAAATAAAATGTGGAAGATCAATTATTGTGTAGATATTAGCGATGACATAGCATTAAGTATAGTAGATTTTGCTAAAAATAACTCTTATGATTTAATAGTAGTAGGAAGAAGGGGGTTAAGTAAAGCTGAATATATTTTTATAGGCAGCATATCTAGAAAAATAGTAGAAAGATCATCAATACCCGTACTAGTGATACCTTAA
- a CDS encoding aromatic ring-hydroxylating dioxygenase subunit alpha: MYNEWLPVAFSDEVKDIYETNVLGHDIVIIRKNGKLYGLSNRCPHRLAKLSKGKIIEDEIQCPYHGWRFNLEGKLTIVPSLSKKINVNLRKYYVKEKYGIIWISVDEPKDDLPEIKEWESFRKIKCGPYYINANPFRVLENLFDVSHFPYVHENYLGNPEYPYIPEYNVEITDEEIVAKNIQVYQPNPDGSHIGRYETYTYIVYRPLFLYFTKNDENKRTFSMIFTIKPESKNKSVIFAWIFVNYGYETNEDVIRNFEDTIIMQDKEVLETQPDIYYLDLSREIHVKADKLSIFYRHYLKKRIGKFPALGLL; the protein is encoded by the coding sequence ATGTATAATGAATGGTTGCCAGTCGCTTTTTCAGATGAGGTTAAGGATATATATGAAACAAACGTATTAGGACACGATATAGTTATAATTAGAAAAAATGGAAAGCTTTATGGATTAAGTAATAGATGTCCTCATAGGTTAGCTAAGTTATCTAAAGGAAAAATTATTGAAGATGAAATTCAATGCCCATATCACGGTTGGAGATTTAATTTAGAAGGAAAATTAACTATTGTGCCTTCATTGAGTAAAAAGATAAATGTAAATTTAAGAAAATACTACGTAAAGGAAAAATATGGTATTATTTGGATATCTGTTGATGAACCAAAAGATGATTTACCAGAAATTAAAGAGTGGGAAAGTTTCAGAAAAATTAAATGTGGTCCTTACTATATAAACGCAAATCCTTTTAGAGTATTAGAAAATTTATTTGATGTATCTCACTTCCCCTATGTTCATGAAAATTACTTAGGGAACCCTGAATATCCTTATATACCAGAATATAATGTTGAAATTACTGATGAAGAGATTGTAGCAAAAAATATCCAAGTTTATCAACCCAATCCAGACGGAAGTCATATCGGAAGGTATGAGACCTATACTTACATTGTATATAGACCATTATTCTTGTATTTTACAAAAAATGATGAGAATAAAAGAACATTTTCTATGATTTTTACGATTAAACCAGAAAGTAAGAATAAAAGTGTAATCTTTGCATGGATTTTCGTGAACTACGGTTATGAAACAAATGAAGATGTAATTAGAAATTTTGAAGACACAATAATTATGCAAGATAAAGAGGTTTTAGAAACACAACCAGATATATATTACCTTGATTTATCAAGGGAAATTCATGTTAAAGCAGATAAGCTATCAATATTTTACAGACATTATCTAAAAAAGAGAATTGGAAAGTTTCCAGCGTTGGGTTTACTATGA
- a CDS encoding ISNCY family transposase → MKSEKKLDIARSEFIKSFNSLVGILRMNGLSRKVSLGLTLMALIGGRASIRNTSITFGLNYANLLKALEDLENTWRDYLEELRKVIVGPVVVIIDDTFDHKPYSRIEGIASKHGNYFAWCSIHKRFEPGIQVLTIALYDLATGKSHLVGAFPYATRKMWESGMVSEFKTKIEMAAEIIETLKGLFPVCRVVFDSWYWSEKLVGGGVVSELKSNRRLLRVRPLEGTLGVEGHPHVGDLPPGSYLADLTLGDQVITIKLLVLEYKDNRLNLYTTDLNLRDEEIERTWKIRWEIEKLHRDVKALDMQDSSFLKRQRFHGYLLLFVMVVNAVRDLIGSLKLKSVEELLKFIENHLGGAPGLMKMFKLR, encoded by the coding sequence GTGAAGTCCGAGAAAAAGCTCGACATTGCGAGGAGTGAGTTCATCAAGTCCTTCAATTCCTTAGTCGGAATACTGAGAATGAACGGGTTAAGCAGAAAAGTATCACTAGGTTTAACACTCATGGCCTTGATAGGAGGGAGGGCCAGCATCAGAAACACATCCATCACATTCGGATTAAACTACGCCAACCTACTAAAAGCACTAGAGGACTTAGAGAACACATGGAGAGACTACCTTGAGGAGTTAAGAAAAGTGATAGTTGGGCCCGTAGTAGTAATAATTGACGATACCTTCGACCACAAACCCTATTCCAGAATAGAGGGCATAGCAAGCAAGCACGGGAACTACTTCGCCTGGTGCTCCATACACAAGAGATTCGAACCAGGCATACAAGTCCTCACAATAGCCTTATACGACTTAGCCACGGGAAAAAGCCACTTAGTCGGCGCATTCCCCTACGCAACAAGAAAGATGTGGGAGAGCGGGATGGTGAGTGAATTCAAGACCAAGATCGAGATGGCTGCGGAAATTATCGAGACCCTCAAAGGGCTATTCCCCGTATGTAGGGTTGTTTTCGACTCTTGGTATTGGTCTGAGAAGTTGGTGGGGGGTGGTGTGGTTTCTGAGTTGAAGTCTAATAGGAGGCTTCTAAGGGTTAGGCCTTTGGAGGGGACGTTGGGGGTGGAGGGGCACCCCCACGTCGGAGATCTCCCTCCTGGGTCTTACTTGGCTGATTTGACCCTAGGAGACCAAGTTATTACTATAAAGTTGTTAGTACTGGAATATAAAGATAATAGGCTGAACTTGTACACTACTGACCTTAACTTGAGGGATGAGGAGATAGAGAGGACTTGGAAGATCAGGTGGGAGATAGAGAAGTTGCATAGGGACGTGAAGGCCTTGGACATGCAGGACTCCTCCTTCCTCAAGAGGCAAAGGTTTCACGGTTACCTGCTCCTCTTCGTGATGGTGGTCAACGCGGTAAGGGACCTGATCGGGTCCCTTAAGCTGAAGAGCGTGGAGGAGCTCCTCAAGTTCATTGAAAATCATTTAGGAGGTGCACCGGGTCTGATGAAAATGTTTAAGCTACGTTAA
- a CDS encoding APC family permease produces MSRSLFVRESSGLVKNVSALDSIMLNLGNMSAGIALFTSISPYIPLGGVIWIASLIGLLLTLPQAYIYIYLSGKIPKTGGDYIWLSRILHGSVGVTMAFALMIESTAYFALVAYFFSSAVSTVIGTIGTMDGVKSLVSLSSSLTEPIPSYILGAAIFGIIIAFNIFKAKWGYSLVTISTIISLVTTIIAMIIIAVNIPDFSTAITPFLSKEGIMPPPNYSSSVPPPNLLVSLSGILPLLAIFTYPWMQASPAVASETKKVKYVQMGVILPLLVTGILITLGFALMYIAGGYAFTDYLFTNPSSAFIYTFWTVAMGLTTNQVLQWIIGLGLMTWEFAVLAYGVIVFSRYIFAMAFDRVFPEIFTRLNRFGSPVYTHLFDLGLTLAFLVLPVVSISGATALYGAIVIGMIYFFTVSIAGVLYGIRNNALLLVVAGLFEAGYFVYLTYEAVTNPVFSFAESNGMPNPITLGFVIGSFVVGALIYFVARRINLSKGIDLELLYKEIPPD; encoded by the coding sequence ATGAGTAGGAGTTTGTTTGTTAGAGAAAGCTCTGGGCTAGTAAAAAATGTAAGTGCTTTAGACTCAATAATGCTAAACTTAGGTAATATGTCAGCTGGAATAGCACTATTCACTTCAATCTCGCCATATATTCCTCTTGGTGGAGTAATATGGATTGCATCTTTAATAGGACTCCTTTTAACATTACCACAAGCATATATATACATTTATTTATCGGGGAAAATACCAAAAACTGGTGGTGATTATATTTGGCTCTCAAGAATCTTACATGGTAGTGTTGGAGTTACAATGGCTTTTGCTTTAATGATTGAGTCTACAGCATATTTTGCATTAGTAGCTTACTTCTTCTCATCTGCAGTTAGTACTGTAATTGGGACTATTGGTACAATGGATGGGGTAAAATCATTAGTATCCTTATCATCGTCATTAACTGAACCTATTCCTTCTTATATACTTGGAGCAGCTATTTTTGGTATAATAATAGCATTTAATATATTTAAAGCAAAATGGGGTTATTCGTTAGTAACTATAAGTACAATTATTTCTTTAGTTACTACAATAATAGCTATGATTATAATTGCTGTTAATATACCAGATTTTAGTACAGCTATTACACCGTTTTTATCGAAAGAAGGAATAATGCCTCCACCTAATTACTCTTCATCAGTCCCTCCACCTAATTTATTAGTCTCTTTGTCTGGAATATTGCCGCTTTTAGCAATATTTACTTATCCATGGATGCAAGCAAGTCCTGCAGTAGCTTCAGAAACTAAAAAGGTGAAATATGTCCAAATGGGAGTTATATTACCCCTTTTAGTTACTGGAATTCTAATAACTTTAGGTTTTGCATTGATGTATATAGCTGGTGGATATGCTTTCACAGATTATTTATTTACTAATCCATCGTCAGCTTTTATTTATACCTTTTGGACAGTTGCAATGGGTTTAACTACAAATCAAGTATTGCAATGGATTATTGGACTAGGTTTAATGACATGGGAGTTTGCCGTATTAGCTTATGGTGTTATAGTCTTTTCAAGATATATATTTGCAATGGCTTTTGATAGAGTATTCCCAGAAATTTTCACTAGGCTAAATAGATTTGGGTCACCAGTTTATACTCATTTATTTGATTTAGGCTTAACATTAGCATTTTTAGTATTGCCGGTAGTTTCAATCAGTGGTGCAACTGCACTTTATGGTGCAATAGTTATAGGCATGATTTACTTCTTTACTGTTAGTATTGCCGGAGTTCTTTATGGAATAAGAAATAACGCTTTACTGTTAGTGGTTGCAGGTTTATTTGAGGCTGGATATTTTGTCTATTTAACTTATGAGGCTGTTACAAATCCGGTGTTTAGTTTTGCTGAGTCTAATGGTATGCCGAATCCTATAACTTTAGGGTTTGTTATAGGGAGTTTTGTAGTAGGTGCATTAATTTACTTTGTTGCTAGAAGGATAAATTTGAGTAAAGGAATAGACTTAGAGTTACTATATAAAGAAATACCCCCAGATTAA
- a CDS encoding xanthine dehydrogenase family protein, which produces MLIEIPLLAKDRALYIGQPLGMVIGEDEYDAEDKKEGVEVEYEDLTGPIYEPDNVVHTFSQGDYEFGENSFSLKLTFNRQSPAPLEGRGVIATHEDGRLIIRISTQAPTVVGKIVSTMLDLSEEKIEIKVPRVGGGFGAKQDIVMEELAVIALSYVTGENLKWIERKSEHIMTSQGRGQQHDVTVYYNGNGKITGITDNITYDMGAFPLPWSGISPLYVTLNEFKECV; this is translated from the coding sequence GTGCTAATAGAAATACCACTTTTAGCAAAAGATAGAGCATTATATATTGGTCAACCGTTAGGAATGGTTATAGGAGAAGACGAGTATGATGCCGAAGATAAAAAAGAGGGAGTTGAAGTAGAGTATGAAGATTTAACTGGTCCGATTTATGAACCAGATAATGTAGTACATACGTTTTCTCAAGGAGATTATGAATTTGGTGAAAATTCTTTCTCGTTAAAGCTTACATTTAATAGACAATCCCCGGCTCCTTTAGAAGGAAGAGGTGTAATTGCAACTCATGAGGATGGAAGACTAATAATAAGAATTTCAACACAAGCACCAACAGTTGTTGGAAAAATAGTCTCAACTATGCTGGATTTATCTGAGGAAAAAATTGAAATTAAAGTACCTAGAGTAGGTGGGGGTTTTGGTGCTAAACAAGATATTGTAATGGAAGAATTAGCCGTAATAGCTTTATCTTATGTGACAGGGGAAAACTTAAAGTGGATTGAAAGAAAGTCAGAACATATTATGACATCACAAGGCAGGGGTCAACAGCATGATGTGACTGTTTATTATAACGGCAATGGAAAAATAACGGGAATTACAGATAACATAACTTATGATATGGGTGCTTTTCCTTTACCATGGTCTGGTATTTCACCCTTATATGTTACACTTAATGAATTTAAAGAATGTGTATGA
- a CDS encoding aliphatic amidase yields the protein MSMGDISSDEESVGIAVINYPAPKINSYREVIENAKKIAEMISNTKLGLPGLDIIVFPEYSLQGFNPKKWRELSLSVDSEAVDIIREASKSNGVYIVFTLTGEINEDPKKNPYDTALVVSNEGKIVLKYRKIMPWVPMEPWYPGNATYVTEGPKGIKLGVMICDDGNYPEIWRDLAFKGAELIIRVQGYMYPPRDQVSIMSKAMAWANNSYVAVSNLAGYDGVYYYFGHSMIVSFDGRVLGEAGESPGEIIYAQLSVPEIRRIRKKWTAENHLYKLLHRGYTATKMAGESDDGIAESPFDFYKMWVKDPVQTKKLIEAITYSKPKYYPKI from the coding sequence ATGAGTATGGGAGATATATCTTCAGATGAGGAATCAGTTGGTATAGCTGTAATAAATTATCCTGCTCCAAAGATAAATTCTTATAGAGAAGTAATTGAAAATGCCAAGAAAATTGCTGAGATGATAAGTAACACTAAACTCGGATTACCAGGATTAGATATAATTGTATTTCCTGAATATTCGTTACAAGGATTTAATCCAAAGAAGTGGAGAGAATTAAGTTTAAGTGTAGACTCAGAAGCCGTAGATATTATACGTGAAGCAAGTAAGTCTAATGGAGTTTATATTGTCTTTACTCTTACTGGAGAAATAAATGAAGATCCTAAGAAAAATCCTTATGATACAGCTTTAGTGGTCTCTAATGAGGGAAAGATAGTTTTAAAATATAGAAAAATTATGCCATGGGTGCCTATGGAACCTTGGTATCCAGGCAATGCAACCTATGTTACTGAAGGTCCAAAAGGTATTAAACTTGGAGTAATGATATGTGATGATGGAAATTATCCCGAAATTTGGAGAGATCTTGCATTTAAGGGAGCTGAACTAATAATCCGTGTACAAGGCTATATGTATCCTCCAAGGGATCAGGTATCTATAATGTCAAAAGCGATGGCCTGGGCCAATAATTCATATGTAGCGGTATCTAATCTTGCCGGATATGATGGAGTATACTATTATTTTGGACATTCTATGATAGTAAGTTTTGATGGTAGAGTTCTAGGAGAAGCTGGAGAATCACCAGGTGAAATAATTTATGCACAACTCTCAGTACCAGAAATAAGAAGAATTAGAAAAAAATGGACGGCTGAAAATCACTTATATAAGCTATTACACCGCGGTTATACTGCTACTAAAATGGCTGGTGAAAGCGATGATGGAATTGCAGAAAGTCCATTTGATTTCTATAAGATGTGGGTTAAAGATCCTGTTCAAACTAAAAAACTTATTGAAGCTATTACTTATTCAAAACCCAAATACTATCCAAAAATTTAA
- a CDS encoding metallophosphoesterase, which yields MGNETKILFVSDIHGSEVVFRKALNAAKMFSVDYLILGGDLVSKDFALYLKNGNSIYLGEKEVSLDEIEKAYKNSGLAPLFFESKDELDEFHSNQQFRREKILDFIQGQIDSWIKIFEEKTKNTKFKTIWNTGNDDPLEVDSYLERYGIKVAENELIEINDLIMISSGYVNPTPWNTYRELPESTLYNKLMDKITKLENPEFAIFNFHAPPYNTKLDIANMNSKNIHVGSQTVRELIEKYQPLLGLHGHIHESSNIDKIRNTMVVNPGSNYKDGILNYALIVIKKESKGFGRAYIKKFEVKSVILGRG from the coding sequence ATGGGAAATGAAACAAAAATATTGTTCGTCTCTGATATTCATGGTTCTGAGGTAGTATTTAGAAAGGCTTTGAATGCTGCCAAAATGTTTTCTGTAGATTACCTTATTCTTGGTGGAGATCTAGTATCTAAGGATTTTGCATTATATTTAAAGAATGGCAATTCTATATATTTAGGCGAAAAAGAAGTTTCTCTCGATGAAATCGAAAAAGCGTATAAAAACTCTGGTTTAGCTCCTTTATTTTTCGAATCGAAAGACGAGCTAGATGAATTTCATTCTAATCAGCAGTTTAGGAGAGAGAAAATCTTAGACTTTATTCAAGGTCAAATAGACTCTTGGATCAAGATATTTGAGGAAAAAACTAAGAATACTAAATTTAAAACAATTTGGAATACAGGTAATGATGATCCATTAGAAGTAGACTCTTATTTAGAAAGGTATGGGATAAAGGTTGCTGAAAATGAACTTATTGAAATTAATGATCTAATTATGATAAGTAGCGGTTACGTAAACCCGACCCCTTGGAATACTTATAGGGAATTACCAGAGTCAACACTGTATAATAAGCTAATGGATAAGATAACAAAATTGGAAAACCCAGAATTTGCAATATTTAATTTCCATGCACCACCTTATAATACTAAGCTAGATATTGCAAATATGAATAGTAAGAATATTCATGTGGGATCGCAAACAGTTAGAGAGCTGATTGAAAAGTATCAACCCTTATTAGGATTACATGGGCATATTCATGAATCTTCTAACATTGATAAAATTAGGAATACAATGGTTGTAAATCCGGGAAGTAATTATAAAGATGGAATATTAAATTATGCACTAATAGTAATTAAGAAAGAGTCTAAAGGTTTTGGAAGGGCATACATAAAGAAGTTTGAAGTAAAGAGTGTAATATTGGGTAGAGGTTAA
- a CDS encoding APC family permease, producing MAEKKIFIRESSGLVRQMSSRHAFAKVLAMIVPISVYYTMVYSPALPGANWTLGIILASIVALPIFLTYLKLAEHIPRSSGEYIYITRILNPALGGIQAVANIFSTPLLAAILSQIEISAGIAPAFQVISLALHNSLLLNLGTNMLVNPTTFEIASFISLILFWVISILPPRYMSNFLFIIASLQVIGGILIVALLLEGPKAFAPAFNSLYDEFSGPTYSSLYSQGLSYYSPIVNPLQTLIWMILMVMWLFVWFFAPSYFAGEYKVPGRSIKMGMLSGYIIASAIILGLVIGTEYSMGIPFFNYVSLNGWGSSIPLQASSGFIAWGGVLALSSPILAFLVAILNLGIQFVAGPLSLAIPSRVLLAMSFDRLIPEKFAYVNLKLKTPLISSIFVLALALIFEYVTINGIFIVSTIVLIGILFLYQFLLATVSAIVAGIKGIPGEELSKKDKIEFLIYGSLASIVLAISVFFSIWYASVNSLYASMVIGNLIIDYLVIGLIPVVGLVFYFESKEYRLRQGIDINLAFKLIPPE from the coding sequence ATGGCTGAAAAGAAAATATTCATTAGGGAATCATCTGGTCTAGTTAGGCAAATGAGCAGTAGGCATGCATTTGCAAAAGTTTTAGCAATGATTGTTCCAATATCTGTTTATTACACAATGGTTTACTCTCCAGCATTGCCTGGTGCAAACTGGACTTTAGGTATAATATTAGCCTCTATAGTAGCTTTACCAATATTTTTAACATATCTAAAATTAGCTGAGCACATTCCTAGATCATCTGGTGAGTATATTTATATAACTAGAATCTTAAACCCAGCATTAGGTGGTATCCAAGCAGTTGCCAATATATTTTCAACACCTTTATTGGCTGCGATTTTATCCCAAATAGAGATATCTGCTGGTATTGCTCCAGCATTTCAAGTAATTAGTTTAGCCCTTCATAATTCACTACTACTTAATTTAGGTACTAATATGTTAGTAAACCCAACTACTTTCGAAATAGCTTCATTCATTTCTCTTATCCTATTCTGGGTAATTAGTATCTTACCACCGAGATATATGTCGAATTTCTTGTTTATAATTGCTTCGCTTCAAGTAATAGGAGGAATCTTAATAGTAGCATTATTACTTGAAGGACCTAAAGCTTTTGCTCCAGCTTTCAATTCTTTGTATGATGAGTTCTCTGGCCCTACTTACTCTTCTCTATACTCTCAAGGTCTCTCTTACTATTCCCCTATTGTAAATCCATTGCAAACATTAATTTGGATGATACTGATGGTTATGTGGTTATTCGTATGGTTCTTTGCTCCATCCTATTTTGCTGGTGAATATAAAGTCCCCGGGAGATCAATAAAAATGGGAATGTTAAGCGGATATATTATAGCTTCTGCAATAATACTCGGACTTGTCATTGGAACAGAATATTCAATGGGTATACCATTCTTTAATTATGTTTCATTAAATGGTTGGGGCAGTTCAATACCGCTTCAAGCTTCTTCTGGATTTATAGCCTGGGGTGGAGTACTAGCATTAAGTAGTCCCATTTTAGCGTTTCTTGTTGCAATATTAAATTTAGGTATACAATTCGTAGCTGGTCCGTTATCTTTAGCAATTCCAAGTAGAGTTCTTTTAGCTATGTCTTTTGACAGATTAATTCCAGAGAAGTTTGCTTATGTAAATCTAAAGCTAAAGACACCTTTAATAAGTTCAATATTTGTATTGGCATTAGCATTAATCTTTGAATATGTTACTATAAACGGAATCTTTATAGTTTCAACAATAGTCCTTATAGGTATACTATTCTTATATCAATTCTTGTTAGCTACCGTTTCAGCTATTGTTGCAGGAATTAAGGGAATACCAGGTGAGGAATTAAGTAAGAAGGACAAGATAGAGTTTCTAATTTATGGTTCCCTAGCATCTATAGTTTTAGCTATTTCAGTGTTCTTCTCGATTTGGTATGCTAGTGTGAATAGCTTGTACGCATCAATGGTGATTGGTAATCTAATTATCGATTACTTAGTCATAGGGTTAATACCAGTTGTAGGTTTAGTATTTTATTTTGAATCAAAGGAATATAGACTTCGTCAAGGTATTGATATAAATTTAGCCTTCAAGTTAATACCACCAGAATAA
- a CDS encoding molybdopterin cofactor-binding domain-containing protein, with amino-acid sequence MKCYEPEESIGAISAQISVVEYNGTNFYLRENYIIIDIGVPADEDKVKGQVIGGIIQALGGVLYENINEPYNYLIPTAKEAPKVKVELLNTPSSTPGGFRGVGENSISGAYASITNAISDFIPVCEIPMKRV; translated from the coding sequence ATAAAATGTTATGAGCCAGAAGAATCAATAGGTGCAATAAGTGCTCAAATAAGTGTAGTTGAGTATAACGGTACAAATTTCTACCTAAGAGAGAATTATATAATTATTGATATAGGAGTTCCTGCAGATGAGGATAAGGTCAAAGGACAAGTAATTGGAGGAATAATACAAGCATTAGGTGGAGTTCTTTACGAGAATATTAATGAACCTTATAATTATCTAATACCAACAGCGAAAGAGGCTCCTAAAGTTAAAGTAGAGTTACTTAATACACCTTCAAGTACTCCAGGCGGATTCAGAGGAGTTGGAGAAAACAGCATTTCCGGTGCTTATGCATCTATTACAAACGCAATTTCAGACTTTATTCCAGTTTGTGAAATACCTATGAAGAGGGTGTAA
- a CDS encoding acetamidase/formamidase family protein, producing MVEKTSEQIITSYKRHHYIKINENARRCKDDPVCHNRWDPDIEPILDIEPGDIVSMETRDFLDGQPLDPDFSVDKIKDLDLTLAHPLTGPIYVKGAEAGDLLEVEILDVDPGKKGWTVIIPGFNFLRDLFPNPWLAVWDLSKKIYATSEAIPKVRIPAQPFMGVMGTAFSPEKQKEIYEREEELRKTGGLVFPPEPSTAVPLSLRNNTRVGNGLRTLPPRENGGNMDNRLLQKGVKVYFPVWMEGGLFSTGDAHFHQGDGEVAITPIEMPATFTGRFKIIKGGAKLTNWHTFYEIPDEVMKRISYRRVIASTGIPIKKKGEVIPQYQYLKGIHGEYAALINTSEDANLAVRNALLNIIEYLEKRFGLTKEQAFALCSIVGELRLSGIVDVPNILATYIFPLDIFEDYWVSGMDIGVWSERTVELK from the coding sequence ATGGTAGAAAAAACTTCAGAACAAATAATAACTTCATATAAAAGACACCATTATATTAAAATTAATGAAAATGCTAGAAGGTGCAAGGATGATCCAGTTTGTCATAACAGATGGGATCCAGATATAGAACCAATTTTGGATATAGAACCCGGAGATATAGTATCTATGGAAACTAGAGATTTCCTAGATGGACAACCTTTAGATCCGGATTTTTCGGTAGATAAAATAAAAGATCTTGATCTTACACTTGCACACCCACTAACAGGACCTATATATGTAAAAGGAGCTGAAGCTGGAGATCTATTAGAAGTCGAAATTTTGGATGTTGATCCTGGTAAAAAAGGTTGGACAGTAATTATACCAGGGTTTAATTTTTTACGAGATCTATTTCCGAATCCATGGCTTGCAGTGTGGGATTTAAGCAAGAAAATATATGCAACTTCTGAAGCTATTCCTAAAGTTAGAATTCCTGCTCAACCATTCATGGGAGTTATGGGCACGGCGTTCTCTCCAGAAAAACAAAAAGAAATATATGAAAGAGAAGAAGAGCTAAGAAAAACCGGAGGGTTAGTATTTCCCCCAGAGCCTTCAACAGCTGTACCATTATCATTACGTAATAATACTAGGGTAGGAAATGGTCTAAGGACATTACCCCCTAGAGAAAATGGTGGAAATATGGACAATAGATTATTGCAAAAAGGAGTAAAAGTTTACTTCCCAGTATGGATGGAAGGTGGACTATTTTCTACTGGTGATGCTCATTTTCATCAAGGTGATGGAGAAGTAGCAATTACACCAATAGAAATGCCAGCTACATTTACTGGTAGATTTAAAATAATAAAAGGAGGTGCTAAGCTAACTAATTGGCATACATTTTATGAAATTCCTGATGAAGTAATGAAGAGAATATCTTATAGAAGAGTTATAGCTTCCACTGGTATACCTATAAAGAAAAAGGGTGAAGTTATACCACAATACCAATATTTAAAAGGGATTCACGGTGAATATGCAGCTCTAATTAATACCAGTGAAGATGCAAATCTAGCTGTAAGAAATGCATTACTAAACATAATTGAATATTTAGAGAAAAGATTTGGATTAACAAAAGAACAAGCATTCGCACTATGTAGTATAGTAGGAGAGCTAAGACTATCAGGTATAGTGGATGTTCCGAATATTTTAGCGACTTATATATTTCCTCTTGATATATTTGAAGATTATTGGGTTAGTGGTATGGATATAGGCGTATGGAGCGAAAGAACAGTAGAATTAAAGTAG